TCTTCTTCAGGGGTCTTGGCGCAGGGCTGGTCCACACCGAAATGATAAGCTGCGCCGGGCTCGTCCATGGAAGCCGAAAGACCTTCTCCATGCTCAAGACCGTCGAAGGCGAGAGGCCCGTCGTTCTTCAGCTCTTTGGCCCCGACGCGGCGACCCTTTACGAGGGCGCCCAGAGGGCTTTAAGTTGTTCATCCTTTGAAGCCATTGGTATAAATATGGCTTGTCCCATGCCGAAGGTGACCAGAAAGGGCGCTGGTTCAAGCCTGCTTGGGCGTCCCGAGGTCGCCTCCGCCATGGTGAGAGCCTTGGTACCGCTGGGGCTTCCCGTCTGGGTGAAGACCAGGAAGTCTCCCCCTGCGTCCTCCATGGATACCCTTGCCTTTTCCGGCATGTTGCTGGAAGCGGGCGCCTCCCATATTTGCATTCATGGCCGCCTGCCCGCCCAGAAGTACGGGGGAATGGCGGATAAAAGCGTCGTTATCGACGCTGCCAAGGCCTTCCCCGGCATGATAGCCGCAAGCGGTGATATCTTTTCACCCGGGGACGCCTTGGAGATGCTGGAGAAGGGGTGCTCCGCCGTATTCATCGCCAGGGGAGCGATGAAAGATCCCTTCCTGATCCCGGCCATACTGGACCATTGCGGTTTTCCCGTGGATGAAGGATTATTGACGCCATCGCCCTGTTCCAGGGCGGACCTGATGGTCTCCCTTGGGGAGACCATATTGAACGAAGAAGG
This DNA window, taken from Thermovirga sp., encodes the following:
- a CDS encoding tRNA-dihydrouridine synthase family protein, which gives rise to MENPIWLAPLAGVTFPSTRLFFRGLGAGLVHTEMISCAGLVHGSRKTFSMLKTVEGERPVVLQLFGPDAATLYEGAQRALSCSSFEAIGINMACPMPKVTRKGAGSSLLGRPEVASAMVRALVPLGLPVWVKTRKSPPASSMDTLAFSGMLLEAGASHICIHGRLPAQKYGGMADKSVVIDAAKAFPGMIAASGDIFSPGDALEMLEKGCSAVFIARGAMKDPFLIPAILDHCGFPVDEGLLTPSPCSRADLMVSLGETILNEEGEKAAIVLLKRLLSGMFKGFNGASRFRRAVSDTSDWRGISEVLEECRPSPERSELCDRRKVT